One segment of bacterium DNA contains the following:
- a CDS encoding HNH endonuclease — translation MDRPPSHRPNRPKGNDMKPVTTAPRWTHAARRTDRRPFSDRIETIIDGGCTYAAISLYCRGNAGAEHRVLLDLADADRLSRWIEEGAGRRSIRIFDSSRCRHRRGLHDRPRLYCQIVDSSDGKVKSWYLHRWVLGATDPSEQVRHIDDCGLNNRRSNLVSGTPRDNALDAIANRLRGFGTTPEAVEDELAAGACCEVVADRLAVPVCTVRAIRRRAVRSGRHFPRPKRRSRNVISASKGQPEVA, via the coding sequence ATGGACCGCCCGCCGAGTCACAGGCCGAACCGGCCGAAAGGAAATGACATGAAACCTGTCACGACCGCCCCCCGTTGGACCCACGCCGCCCGCCGCACGGACCGCCGCCCGTTCTCCGACCGCATCGAAACCATCATCGACGGAGGATGCACTTACGCCGCCATTTCGCTCTACTGCCGCGGAAACGCGGGGGCGGAGCACCGGGTGCTTCTGGACCTCGCCGACGCCGACCGCCTCTCCCGCTGGATCGAGGAGGGGGCCGGCCGCCGCAGCATCCGGATTTTCGACAGCAGCCGCTGCCGGCACCGCCGCGGCCTCCATGACCGGCCGCGGCTCTACTGCCAAATCGTTGACTCTTCGGACGGAAAGGTCAAATCGTGGTACCTGCACCGGTGGGTTCTTGGCGCGACCGACCCCAGCGAACAGGTCCGCCACATCGACGACTGCGGCCTCAACAACCGCCGCTCCAACCTTGTCTCCGGAACTCCGCGGGATAACGCCCTCGACGCCATCGCCAACCGCCTGCGGGGCTTCGGAACGACGCCCGAAGCCGTCGAAGACGAGCTGGCCGCCGGGGCTTGCTGCGAGGTCGTCGCCGACCGGCTCGCGGTCCCGGTCTGCACCGTCCGCGCGATCCGCCGCCGGGCCGTCCGCTCCGGGCGCCATTTCCCCCGGCCCAAGCGGCGTTCGCGCAACGTGATCTCCGCGTCCAAGGGCCAGCCGGAGGTCGCGTGA